In Luteitalea sp. TBR-22, one genomic interval encodes:
- the lptC gene encoding LPS export ABC transporter periplasmic protein LptC: MRARRLLRYLLAAFALGFATWLGLQLRGRSITTGEVTDPRTDPNAVVESSGGLITRTKGEARDMDLQHKGLRTYPDGRTVFQSVTVTVPPRDDRRGFTISGDEAEVTKDNAQVRLTGNLKLVTTDKLTMTGPEATYDSTDGIIRIPGQVQFTRERMTGSSVGATYDNARDVLWMLEQARIDIRPDGRGQGETHMRAGSAGFARAERYIRLDTAATVNREGQVLSGDSVTVFMQPAADIVELVELRGQSSVSLPEPQSLQQLSATDINLAYQPDGRSLRQVTLAERATVQFRGQGKGPGRSLAASLIDMQLDADGSTMTGLSAQEAVQLRVPQDGATPARNISGDTLNGIGQPGRGLTGATFSKNVTFKETRAAGRGQAALDRTITATDTLDLQTRGSLESIDRATFVGAVVVKDESRTATAPRLVYRTESGDITLSAEGTALTARIDDTRGSVQSRIINILAGGDDIVAETDVRSVLQGGGDGPARPGMFKQDQPVNVTASKLERRTKKAVYTGDAQIWQGATSIKGDTITLDEESGNLLAVGKARTVMELEEKDAATGKVERNVTTGTAGELEYQDKERKAILRNTARLVSTRDGDLRGNRIEMYLLEGGRELDRLEAYDAVTLQTATRHATGARLTYFTKDGRYVMGGTPVVVLEQFPNECRETTGRRLTFYRTSDVISVDGNQSTRTQGRTAGTCPALSKPA; this comes from the coding sequence ATGCGCGCGCGCCGCCTCCTGCGCTACCTGCTCGCGGCCTTCGCCCTCGGCTTTGCCACCTGGCTGGGCCTGCAGCTGCGCGGTCGCTCGATCACCACGGGCGAGGTGACCGACCCGCGGACCGACCCCAACGCGGTCGTGGAGTCGAGCGGCGGGTTGATCACGCGCACGAAGGGCGAAGCGCGCGACATGGACCTGCAGCACAAGGGGCTGCGCACGTATCCCGACGGCCGCACCGTGTTCCAGTCGGTCACCGTCACCGTGCCACCGCGCGACGATCGCCGCGGCTTCACGATCAGCGGCGACGAAGCCGAGGTGACCAAGGACAACGCGCAGGTCCGCCTGACCGGCAACCTGAAGCTGGTCACCACCGACAAGCTGACGATGACCGGGCCCGAGGCGACCTACGACTCCACCGACGGCATCATCCGCATCCCGGGCCAGGTGCAGTTCACGCGCGAGCGGATGACCGGGTCGTCGGTCGGCGCCACCTACGACAACGCGCGCGACGTCCTGTGGATGCTGGAGCAGGCACGCATCGACATCAGGCCGGACGGCAGGGGACAGGGCGAGACGCACATGCGCGCCGGGTCGGCGGGTTTCGCGCGCGCCGAACGCTACATCCGGCTCGACACGGCGGCCACGGTGAACCGCGAAGGGCAGGTCCTCTCGGGCGACAGCGTCACCGTGTTCATGCAACCGGCCGCCGACATCGTCGAGCTCGTCGAGTTGCGCGGGCAGTCGTCGGTGTCGTTGCCGGAGCCGCAGTCGCTGCAGCAACTGTCGGCCACCGACATCAACCTGGCGTACCAGCCCGACGGACGTTCGTTGCGGCAGGTCACGCTGGCCGAGCGGGCGACCGTGCAGTTCCGCGGGCAGGGCAAGGGCCCGGGGCGCAGCCTCGCGGCCTCGCTCATCGACATGCAACTCGACGCCGACGGCTCGACGATGACGGGACTGTCGGCGCAGGAGGCGGTGCAGTTGCGCGTCCCGCAGGATGGCGCGACGCCGGCCAGGAACATCAGCGGCGATACCCTCAACGGCATCGGCCAGCCGGGGCGCGGCCTGACGGGCGCGACGTTCAGCAAGAACGTGACCTTCAAGGAGACGCGCGCCGCCGGCCGCGGGCAGGCGGCCCTCGATCGGACGATCACGGCCACCGACACGCTGGACCTGCAGACCCGCGGTTCGCTCGAGTCGATCGACCGCGCGACGTTCGTGGGCGCGGTGGTGGTGAAGGACGAGAGCCGCACGGCAACGGCGCCGCGCCTGGTGTACCGCACCGAATCGGGCGACATCACGCTGAGCGCCGAGGGCACTGCGCTCACCGCCCGCATCGACGACACGCGCGGCTCGGTGCAGTCGCGCATCATCAACATCCTGGCCGGCGGCGACGACATCGTCGCGGAGACCGACGTGCGGTCGGTGCTGCAGGGCGGCGGCGACGGGCCGGCGCGGCCCGGCATGTTCAAGCAGGACCAACCGGTCAACGTCACGGCCAGCAAGCTGGAACGGCGCACCAAGAAGGCCGTCTACACCGGCGATGCCCAGATCTGGCAGGGGGCGACGTCCATCAAGGGCGACACCATCACGCTGGACGAGGAGTCGGGCAACCTCCTGGCGGTCGGCAAGGCGCGGACGGTGATGGAACTGGAAGAGAAGGACGCGGCGACCGGGAAGGTCGAGCGCAACGTGACGACGGGCACGGCCGGCGAACTGGAATACCAGGACAAGGAGCGCAAGGCGATCCTGCGCAACACGGCCCGCCTGGTGAGCACGCGTGACGGCGACCTGCGCGGCAACCGCATCGAGATGTACCTGCTCGAGGGCGGTCGCGAACTCGATCGCCTCGAGGCCTACGACGCGGTCACGCTGCAGACGGCGACCCGCCACGCCACGGGGGCGCGCCTGACCTACTTCACAAAGGACGGCCGCTACGTGATGGGCGGGACGCCGGTCGTCGTGCTGGAGCAGTTCCCCAACGAATGCCGCGAGACGACGGGCCGGCGCCTGACGTTCTACCGGACCTCGGACGTGATCTCGGTGGACGGCAACCAGTCCACCCGTACCCAGGGCCGCACCGCCGGCACGTGCCCCGCCCTGAGCAAGCCGGCCTGA
- a CDS encoding DNA polymerase III subunit alpha, with amino-acid sequence MKDFVHLHLHTEYSLLDGACRVDELMKEAARLGMPSLAVTEHGNMFSSVVFYDTAKKHGVRPILGCEVYVAPGDRRDRSGVPGETQNHLVLLAENNVGYHNLIKLVSSGYTEGFYYKPRIDKELLQQHSAGLIGLSSCLKGEVAEGIYKDKIDKARTAAGQYAEILGKGNFFLEMQYQGLREQKIVNDSLPSLARELDLPMVVTNDVHYLRHGDHKPHDILLCIGTGKSVNDAHRLKYGSDEFYLKTPEQMWERFGEYPDALTNTARIAERCHVDLDSKVYHLPNFDVPEGETLDDHFERMTREGFAARLPRLRELMSRGALRHTLEEYETRLDYEIAMIKKMGYTGYFLIVWDFIRYAREQGIPVGPGRGSAAGSVVAWCLRITDVDPIEFDLIFERFLNPERVSMPDIDIDFCERRRGEVIDYVTRKYGRENVAQIITFGTMKAKAVVRDVGRVMDMTYAEVDKVAKLIPPALDMTLEKALVENPLLKQLRDSDPRVKDLLDIGQRLEGMTRHASVHAAGVVIAPRAITDFAPLYKGARDEIVTQWAMKEIERMGLLKMDFLGLSTLTLIDDALKEITRTTGQVLDIDAIPMDDARTFQLFAEGQTAGVFQFESSGMREVLRKAKPSRFDDLIALNALYRPGPLGAGVVDSFVNRRHGREEITYMVPQMEPILRDTYGVIAYQEQVMRVARDVGGFTMGEADLLRKAMGKKDPKVMAAQRDRFVAGATANGLSEKKAGEIFDLLAYFAGYGFNKSHSTTYALLAYQTGYLKANYPRYFMAALLTIEAQNTDKLSQYLGECRDLGVPVLPPDVNLSQLPFTVEPEGVRFGLTAVKNVGEGAILSILRVRQEQGGRIESLAALCEHADLRLVNKRVLESLAKAGALDSLAPPHEPIASRRARLCAAIDRALEQGNRLQKDRDRGQTQLFAALLGGDDGDETPAADLALPDAEPWPSAQVLAFEKEALGLYLSGHPLAAHQDDLAKAGARPIGQCTEAMADVLVGGIISGVRQVKTKKGDRMAAFMLEDLDGALEVVAFPETFRHHAPLIENDRMVLVRGKLEAGDDSAKILASEIKPLSSLNETLSREVAIALRTPSRRTIEDVADILMRHRGDKRVRLDLEVRDLPRPMRVRLDLLAVQVRASEQLVADLERVCGVGAVKLR; translated from the coding sequence GTGAAGGACTTCGTCCACCTCCACCTGCACACGGAGTACTCGTTGCTCGACGGCGCGTGCCGCGTCGACGAGCTGATGAAGGAAGCCGCGCGCCTCGGCATGCCGTCGCTGGCGGTGACCGAGCACGGCAACATGTTCTCGTCGGTGGTCTTCTACGACACCGCCAAGAAGCACGGCGTGCGGCCGATCCTCGGCTGCGAGGTCTACGTCGCGCCCGGCGACCGCCGCGACCGGAGCGGGGTGCCCGGCGAGACCCAGAACCATCTGGTGCTGCTGGCCGAGAACAACGTCGGCTACCACAACCTCATCAAGCTGGTGTCCTCGGGCTACACCGAGGGCTTCTACTACAAGCCCCGCATCGACAAGGAGTTGCTCCAGCAGCACAGCGCCGGCCTCATCGGCCTGAGCAGCTGCCTGAAGGGCGAGGTCGCCGAGGGCATCTACAAGGACAAGATCGACAAGGCGCGCACCGCTGCGGGGCAGTACGCCGAGATCCTCGGCAAGGGCAACTTCTTCCTCGAGATGCAGTACCAGGGGCTGCGCGAGCAGAAGATCGTCAACGACAGTCTGCCGTCGCTGGCCCGTGAGCTCGACCTGCCGATGGTCGTCACCAACGACGTGCACTACCTGCGGCACGGCGACCACAAGCCGCACGACATCCTGCTGTGCATCGGCACCGGGAAGTCCGTCAACGACGCACACCGCCTCAAGTACGGCTCCGACGAGTTCTACCTGAAGACCCCCGAGCAGATGTGGGAGCGGTTCGGTGAGTATCCGGACGCGCTGACCAACACCGCGCGCATCGCCGAGCGCTGCCACGTCGACCTCGACTCGAAGGTCTACCACCTCCCGAACTTCGACGTCCCGGAAGGGGAGACCCTCGACGATCACTTCGAGCGCATGACGCGCGAGGGCTTCGCCGCGCGCCTGCCGCGCCTGCGCGAGCTGATGTCGCGCGGCGCGCTGCGCCACACGCTCGAGGAGTACGAGACGCGACTCGACTACGAGATCGCGATGATCAAGAAGATGGGGTACACCGGGTACTTCCTCATCGTCTGGGACTTCATCCGGTACGCCCGCGAGCAGGGCATCCCCGTCGGGCCGGGCCGCGGCTCGGCGGCCGGCAGCGTCGTCGCCTGGTGCCTGCGCATCACCGACGTCGACCCGATCGAGTTCGACCTGATCTTCGAGCGCTTCCTGAACCCGGAACGCGTGTCGATGCCCGACATCGACATCGACTTCTGCGAGCGACGCCGCGGCGAGGTGATCGACTACGTCACGCGCAAGTACGGGCGCGAGAACGTCGCCCAGATCATCACGTTCGGGACGATGAAGGCCAAGGCCGTGGTGCGCGACGTCGGGCGCGTCATGGACATGACCTACGCCGAGGTCGACAAGGTCGCCAAGCTGATCCCGCCGGCCCTCGACATGACGCTCGAGAAGGCACTTGTCGAGAACCCGCTCCTCAAGCAGCTGCGCGACAGCGACCCGCGCGTCAAGGACCTGCTCGACATCGGCCAGCGCCTCGAGGGGATGACGCGGCACGCCTCGGTGCACGCCGCCGGCGTGGTGATCGCGCCGCGGGCGATCACCGACTTCGCGCCGCTGTACAAGGGGGCGCGCGACGAAATCGTCACGCAGTGGGCGATGAAGGAAATCGAGAGGATGGGGCTCCTCAAGATGGACTTCCTCGGCCTCAGCACGCTGACGCTGATCGACGACGCGCTCAAGGAGATCACGCGCACGACCGGGCAGGTCCTCGACATCGACGCGATCCCGATGGACGACGCCAGGACGTTCCAGCTGTTTGCCGAGGGGCAGACGGCCGGCGTGTTCCAGTTCGAGTCCTCGGGCATGCGCGAGGTGCTGCGCAAGGCCAAGCCGTCGCGCTTCGACGACCTCATCGCCCTCAATGCCCTGTACCGGCCCGGCCCGCTCGGCGCCGGCGTGGTCGACAGCTTCGTCAACCGTCGCCACGGGCGCGAGGAGATCACGTACATGGTCCCGCAGATGGAGCCCATCCTGCGCGACACGTACGGGGTCATCGCGTACCAGGAACAGGTCATGCGCGTGGCGCGCGACGTCGGCGGCTTCACGATGGGCGAGGCCGACCTGCTCCGCAAGGCCATGGGGAAGAAGGACCCCAAGGTCATGGCGGCGCAGCGCGACCGGTTCGTGGCGGGCGCCACCGCCAACGGCCTGTCGGAGAAGAAGGCCGGCGAGATCTTCGACCTGCTGGCGTACTTCGCCGGCTACGGCTTCAACAAGTCGCACTCGACCACCTACGCGCTGCTCGCGTACCAGACCGGCTACCTGAAGGCCAACTACCCGCGCTACTTCATGGCGGCGTTGCTGACCATCGAGGCGCAGAACACCGACAAGCTGTCGCAGTACCTCGGCGAGTGCCGCGACCTGGGCGTGCCGGTCCTGCCGCCCGACGTCAACCTCAGCCAGTTGCCCTTCACGGTCGAGCCTGAGGGCGTCCGCTTCGGGTTGACGGCCGTCAAGAACGTCGGCGAGGGGGCGATCCTGTCCATCCTCAGGGTCCGGCAGGAGCAGGGGGGACGCATCGAGTCGCTCGCCGCCCTGTGCGAGCACGCCGACCTGCGTCTGGTGAACAAGCGCGTGCTCGAGAGCCTGGCCAAGGCCGGGGCGCTCGACTCGCTCGCCCCGCCCCACGAGCCGATCGCCTCACGCCGGGCCCGCCTCTGCGCCGCGATCGACAGGGCCCTGGAGCAGGGCAACCGGCTGCAGAAGGACCGCGACCGGGGCCAGACGCAGTTGTTCGCCGCCCTGCTCGGGGGCGACGACGGCGACGAGACGCCGGCGGCCGACCTCGCCCTGCCCGATGCGGAGCCCTGGCCCTCGGCCCAGGTGCTCGCCTTCGAGAAGGAGGCCCTCGGCCTGTACCTCTCGGGGCACCCGCTGGCGGCGCACCAGGACGACCTGGCCAAGGCCGGCGCCCGGCCGATCGGCCAGTGCACCGAGGCGATGGCCGACGTGCTGGTGGGCGGCATCATCAGTGGCGTCCGGCAGGTGAAGACCAAGAAGGGCGACCGCATGGCGGCCTTCATGCTCGAAGACCTCGACGGTGCGCTCGAGGTGGTGGCCTTCCCCGAGACGTTCCGCCACCACGCCCCCCTGATCGAGAACGACCGCATGGTCCTGGTGCGGGGCAAGCTGGAGGCCGGCGACGACAGCGCGAAGATCCTGGCCAGCGAGATCAAGCCGCTTTCGTCGCTGAACGAGACGCTCTCGCGCGAGGTCGCCATCGCCCTGCGCACCCCCTCACGCCGGACCATCGAGGACGTGGCCGACATCCTGATGCGCCACCGCGGCGACAAGCGCGTGCGCCTCGATCTCGAGGTGCGCGACCTGCCGCGGCCGATGCGCGTCCGGCTGGACCTGCTGGCCGTGCAGGTGCGCGCCTCCGAGCAACTGGTGGCCGACCTCGAACGCGTGTGCGGCGTCGGGGCCGTCAAATTGCGGTAA
- a CDS encoding acetyl-CoA carboxylase carboxyltransferase subunit alpha: MPVDSLEFEEPVAALLKEIDHLTGQPSTPERAGEIARLQARARQVRQDIFARLTPWQRVLVARHPQRPYLLDYAARLWPGFTEIHGDRRFGDDQAIVAGFAQYHDQPVLIVGHQKGRDTKQKIARNFGYARPEGYRKALRAMQMAAKFKRPIICLVDTPAAYPGMESEERGIAEAIALNLREMAVLDTAIVVVVTGEGGSGGALGIAVGDTVLMQEYAVYSVIPPEGCAAILWRDAAKKVEAADALKMTAPDLVGRGICDGIIPEPLGGAHQDYDESARRLDEALWPALQQAMGWSSAERLDRRYEKFRRIGRVGAEIAGSAS, from the coding sequence ATGCCCGTGGACAGCCTCGAGTTCGAGGAGCCCGTCGCCGCCCTCCTGAAGGAGATCGATCACCTCACCGGCCAGCCCTCGACGCCGGAGCGCGCGGGCGAGATCGCCCGCCTGCAGGCGCGAGCCCGGCAGGTGCGCCAGGACATCTTCGCGCGGCTGACGCCGTGGCAGCGAGTGCTGGTGGCGCGCCACCCGCAGCGCCCCTACCTGCTCGACTACGCAGCCCGGCTCTGGCCCGGGTTCACCGAGATCCACGGCGACCGCCGCTTCGGTGACGACCAGGCCATCGTCGCCGGCTTTGCGCAGTACCACGACCAGCCGGTGCTGATCGTCGGCCACCAGAAGGGCCGCGACACGAAGCAGAAGATCGCCCGCAACTTCGGCTACGCGCGCCCCGAGGGCTATCGCAAGGCCCTCCGGGCGATGCAGATGGCCGCCAAGTTCAAGCGACCGATCATCTGCCTGGTGGACACCCCGGCCGCCTACCCCGGCATGGAGTCCGAAGAGCGGGGCATCGCCGAGGCGATCGCCCTGAACCTGCGCGAGATGGCCGTGCTCGACACGGCGATCGTCGTCGTGGTCACCGGCGAGGGCGGCAGCGGCGGCGCGCTCGGCATCGCGGTCGGCGACACCGTGCTGATGCAGGAGTACGCGGTCTACAGCGTGATTCCGCCCGAGGGCTGCGCGGCGATCCTGTGGCGCGACGCGGCCAAGAAGGTCGAGGCTGCCGACGCGCTGAAGATGACCGCCCCGGACCTGGTCGGGCGTGGCATCTGCGACGGCATCATCCCCGAGCCGCTCGGCGGCGCCCACCAGGACTACGACGAATCGGCACGCCGGCTCGACGAAGCCCTCTGGCCCGCCCTGCAGCAGGCGATGGGGTGGTCGTCGGCCGAGCGGCTCGACCGCCGCTACGAGAAGTTCCGCCGCATCGGCCGCGTCGGCGCCGAGATCGCCGGGTCGGCTTCCTGA
- the recJ gene encoding single-stranded-DNA-specific exonuclease RecJ codes for MRTLIWDPVVCDETAAQSLAAALDVSPVVARLLCHRGHGDPEAAHRFLHPELSQLFDPYRLADMRPAVERLCAALERRERIAIHGDYDVDGVTSTVILRRALELLGGDVTHFIPERLRDGYGLQVPAVERLHAEGVRVIVSVDCGIRSAEAARRARELGVDLIITDHHEPEAEIPAALAVINPKRPDCTYPDKHLAGVGVAFKVVQALCQRFGREKWLPAFLKLAAIGTVADVVPLVGENRIIAKLGLERLSQGPHTVGLRTLLESAGLQNKAIDGFNVSFVIAPRINAAGRMSTPDLATRLLLASDETQLEEVRRLAEQLGEENARRQAYEAEIVAEARKQVETDIHVGAHNVLVVAGEGWHRGVIGIVASKLVDAFYKPTIVLSVEDGLAHGSCRSIPAFDMLGALDTCADLFHRYGGHKQAAGLTMDAGRIPEFRERINAHGLERLEPTDLMPRLRIDTALRFSGIDSRLIAGLEQMAPFGLANPKPVFDGAGVELVGAPRRIKERHLKMQLRQDGRMFSAMAWRAAEKAGLWEQHRQALQLAFSLDKQTFRGETTIELTVADLRCPDAAPGVS; via the coding sequence ATGCGCACGTTGATCTGGGACCCCGTCGTGTGTGACGAGACGGCCGCGCAGTCGCTGGCCGCGGCCCTCGACGTGTCTCCGGTCGTCGCCCGCCTGTTGTGCCATCGCGGCCACGGCGACCCCGAGGCAGCGCACCGGTTCCTCCACCCGGAACTGTCGCAGCTCTTCGATCCGTACCGGCTCGCCGACATGCGGCCGGCGGTCGAGCGCCTCTGCGCGGCGCTCGAGCGGCGCGAACGCATCGCCATCCACGGCGACTACGACGTGGACGGCGTCACCTCCACCGTGATCCTGCGCCGGGCCCTCGAACTGCTCGGCGGCGACGTCACGCACTTCATTCCCGAGCGGCTGCGCGACGGCTACGGGCTGCAGGTGCCCGCGGTGGAGCGCCTGCACGCCGAGGGGGTGCGCGTCATCGTGTCGGTGGACTGCGGCATCCGCAGCGCCGAGGCGGCCCGCCGCGCCCGGGAGCTCGGTGTCGACCTGATCATCACCGACCATCACGAGCCCGAGGCCGAGATCCCGGCGGCGCTGGCCGTGATCAATCCCAAGCGGCCCGACTGCACGTATCCGGACAAGCACCTGGCCGGCGTCGGTGTGGCGTTCAAGGTGGTGCAGGCGCTCTGCCAGCGCTTCGGGCGCGAGAAGTGGCTGCCGGCGTTCCTGAAGCTGGCCGCGATCGGCACGGTCGCCGACGTGGTGCCGCTGGTCGGCGAGAACCGCATCATCGCCAAGCTCGGTCTCGAGCGGCTCTCGCAGGGCCCGCACACCGTCGGCCTGCGGACGCTGCTGGAGTCGGCCGGCCTGCAGAACAAGGCCATCGACGGCTTCAACGTGTCGTTCGTGATCGCGCCGCGCATCAACGCCGCCGGCCGCATGAGTACGCCCGACCTCGCGACGCGCCTGTTGCTGGCCAGCGACGAGACGCAACTGGAGGAAGTGCGGCGGCTCGCCGAGCAGCTCGGCGAGGAGAACGCGCGGCGGCAGGCCTACGAGGCCGAGATCGTCGCCGAGGCGAGGAAGCAGGTGGAGACCGACATCCACGTCGGTGCCCACAACGTCCTGGTCGTCGCCGGCGAGGGCTGGCATCGCGGCGTCATCGGCATCGTCGCCTCCAAGCTGGTGGACGCGTTCTACAAGCCGACCATCGTGCTGTCGGTCGAGGACGGCCTCGCGCACGGGTCCTGCCGCTCCATCCCGGCCTTCGACATGCTCGGCGCGCTGGACACCTGCGCCGACCTGTTCCACAGGTACGGGGGACACAAGCAGGCGGCCGGCCTGACGATGGACGCCGGGCGCATCCCGGAGTTCCGCGAGCGCATCAACGCCCACGGACTCGAGCGCCTCGAGCCCACCGACCTGATGCCGCGGCTGCGCATCGACACGGCGCTCCGCTTCTCGGGCATCGACTCGCGGCTGATCGCCGGGCTCGAGCAGATGGCGCCCTTCGGGCTGGCCAACCCCAAGCCGGTGTTCGACGGCGCCGGCGTCGAGCTGGTGGGCGCCCCGCGGCGCATCAAGGAACGGCACCTGAAGATGCAGTTGCGGCAGGACGGGCGGATGTTCTCCGCCATGGCCTGGCGCGCCGCGGAGAAGGCCGGCCTCTGGGAGCAGCACCGGCAGGCACTGCAGTTGGCGTTCTCCCTCGACAAGCAGACGTTCCGGGGCGAGACGACCATCGAGCTCACCGTCGCCGATCTGCGCTGTCCGGACGCCGCGCCGGGAGTGTCCTGA
- the guaA gene encoding glutamine-hydrolyzing GMP synthase — MSHQTILILDFGSQVTQLIARRVREAHVYCEIHPHDVADEVIRRLAPIGIILSGSHGSTYEDHQLRAPDLIWGLGVPVLGICYGMQTMAAQLGGRVAWSDHREFGYAEVRPHGHTRLLEDLEDFRTPDGHAMLKVWMSHGDSVADMPPGFSLLASTPSCPIAGMADEARGYYAVQFHPEVTHTLQGQAILTRFVRDICGARGDWRMGDYVSEAVARIREQVGQDEVVLGLSGGVDSSVAAALIHKAIGDQLTCVFVDHGLLRLNEAELVMHMFAGRLHAKVRHVDARAQFLGHLAGVTDPEAKRKIIGREFVEVFQREAAALTQAKWLAQGTIYPDVVESGGAKTKKSKTIKSHHNVGGLPETLGLRLLEPLRELFKDEVRELGVVLGLPPEMVYRHPFPGPGLGVRILGEVKAEYADLLRRADDIFIHELRHTIDEATGRTWYDLTSQAFAVFLPVRSVGVMGDGRTYEHVVALRAVQTSDFMTADWAPLPYPLLKKVSSRIINEVRGINRVVYDVSSKPPSTIEWE; from the coding sequence ATGTCCCATCAGACGATCCTGATCCTCGACTTCGGATCGCAGGTGACGCAGCTCATCGCCCGTCGCGTGCGCGAGGCCCACGTCTACTGCGAGATCCACCCGCACGACGTGGCCGACGAGGTCATCCGACGCCTGGCGCCCATCGGGATCATCCTGTCGGGAAGCCACGGGAGTACCTACGAGGATCACCAACTCCGCGCGCCGGACCTGATCTGGGGCCTCGGCGTGCCCGTCCTCGGCATCTGTTACGGGATGCAGACCATGGCGGCGCAGCTCGGCGGACGGGTCGCCTGGAGTGATCACCGGGAGTTCGGGTACGCGGAGGTGCGGCCGCACGGGCACACGCGGCTGCTCGAGGATCTCGAGGACTTCCGCACGCCCGACGGGCACGCCATGCTCAAGGTGTGGATGAGCCACGGGGACTCGGTGGCCGACATGCCGCCGGGGTTCTCGCTGCTGGCCTCGACGCCGAGTTGCCCGATCGCGGGCATGGCCGACGAGGCGCGCGGGTATTACGCCGTGCAGTTCCACCCCGAGGTCACCCACACGCTGCAGGGCCAGGCGATCCTCACGCGGTTCGTGCGCGACATCTGTGGCGCGCGTGGCGACTGGCGGATGGGCGATTACGTGAGTGAAGCCGTGGCGCGCATCCGCGAGCAGGTGGGGCAGGACGAGGTCGTGCTCGGGCTCTCGGGCGGCGTCGACTCGAGCGTCGCGGCGGCGCTGATCCACAAGGCGATCGGCGATCAGCTCACGTGCGTGTTCGTCGATCACGGCCTGCTGCGGCTCAACGAGGCCGAACTGGTGATGCACATGTTCGCGGGCCGGTTGCACGCGAAGGTGCGGCACGTCGACGCGCGCGCCCAGTTCCTGGGGCACCTCGCCGGCGTGACCGACCCCGAGGCCAAGCGGAAGATCATCGGCCGCGAGTTCGTCGAGGTGTTCCAGCGGGAGGCCGCCGCGCTGACGCAGGCCAAGTGGCTGGCGCAGGGCACGATCTACCCCGACGTGGTCGAGTCGGGCGGGGCCAAGACGAAGAAGTCCAAGACCATCAAGAGCCACCACAACGTCGGCGGCCTGCCCGAGACGCTCGGCCTGCGGCTGCTGGAGCCGCTGCGCGAGTTGTTCAAGGACGAGGTGCGCGAGCTCGGGGTGGTGCTGGGCCTGCCACCGGAGATGGTCTATCGGCACCCGTTTCCGGGACCCGGCCTCGGGGTGCGGATCCTCGGCGAGGTGAAGGCCGAGTACGCCGACCTGTTGCGTCGCGCCGACGACATCTTCATCCACGAGTTGCGGCACACCATCGACGAGGCCACCGGCAGGACCTGGTACGACCTCACGAGCCAGGCCTTCGCCGTGTTCCTGCCGGTGCGCAGCGTCGGGGTGATGGGCGATGGGCGCACCTACGAGCACGTCGTCGCGCTGCGGGCCGTGCAGACCAGCGACTTCATGACCGCCGACTGGGCGCCGCTGCCGTACCCCTTGCTCAAGAAGGTGTCCAGCCGGATCATCAACGAGGTCCGCGGGATCAATCGCGTCGTGTACGACGTCAGCAGCAAGCCCCCGAGCACCATCGAGTGGGAGTGA